A window of Kwoniella pini CBS 10737 chromosome 9, complete sequence genomic DNA:
ATTTCTCCTTTATGAGCATCATCTACATAGTtaacttcttctcctgatTTGACATCATATTTTGCTACTTTTCCAGATTCATGTCCTGTTAAAATATATTCTGATAACGGTGTCCATAAAGCAACGGTTGCTTTTGATCCACTTAAAGTCATTGTCGTTATAGGTGTTGTTGTTTCTATTTGATTCGTATCAAAACTATCAGTATGAAACATTCTTTGGATTTTTGTTTAGTTCAATACTCACGTAAAGTTGGTTCTTCCCTGTTtattttatatattctAATAATTGATGGTTGTCCACTTCGTTGTTCggtaattgataaaatagTATCGTCGTCCTCACTGAACGAAAATTGTCAGTAGGTATAATACACAACAAATAGCAACTAATCTAAAAGCATGATGTTCTTGGATTTGCAATAAAAAATTCGATTTCTTCTATCCCGcattttttgaattaagCAAGAATGacaactcacttgaatGCAACTCTCTTAACTGCAGTTAAAAATTCCCAAGTAAATAAACATTTCCCTGTAGCGATTTCCCATAATTTCATTGTATTATCTGCTGCTCCAGTTATAAGGAATCGAGTTTGAGCTATAATAAGtagaaattaaaataaattagtATTTATTCATATTGTATAacattcttttttttaaaattcaTCTCCTATTTCAATTAACATTTCTCTgaaatacaattttatttgatttttagtTAAAATATTccaaaaattcaattaatctTAATGACCTTCTATTATTCTAATATTACAAATTGAACCGTTTAAAACccaaaaaaataaaaaaaagaacTCACAATCAACAGCAACTGTCCAAACTGTACCATTATGTCCACCATCACCTTTTATACCACCAAATGTACCTAATCTTTCACCATTTGAAGTAAACCATGCATTAATTACAGAATCTTTTGATGCTGAAAAAAGTAAATCTCCTTCAGAATTAAAAACAATTTGTGTAAGAGAACGTTCATGACCTTGAAGAATAATTGGTTTCTATTTTTAAGTTAGGTTTGGAAGGTAAATTTCagttttattttctttttttttggtatGTACCATTATATTatacaaaaacaaaatcgTTACTTACCATTTTATTTTATCTATTCTCTTCTGAACTTTTGATTGTAGagttttcttttcaaatgatgatgattataattACAATATATATCCTTTTCGACAATAAACCAAAGTTACGATAATGTAGAAAGGAATCTCAATAATCTCTTTaacatttcaattaaatatcaataacaCGTGGTATTTGTTCGGTAAATTGCGGAGTTATACTCATTTGGCAAACCTTTTCATCTCTTTGTTATTGCCACTCAAGTCATTTATACGATATCTTAATACATGCATTTCaaagaattaaaaagaTATATTACATGCATTTTATCAACGCATTATGGGGTAtattaaagataaaagtACATATGTAGATCCATTAGCcaaaataaaacaaaacGGAAACCAACACAAAATCTAGAATCGTTGTTTCATTCTTGCTCCGaccatcttcaaatgaGCATATACTTTGCCTATTACGAAGATTTGCATTAGCTCGTGTCGTCCAATATATGCAAGAAAGACAGATTTACCTGGTGGAGAACCTAAAATCAAGGAAACGATAGCATCTCTTGcaatttttatattttgtaCTGAACCCaaaatatgtatatgtctatttaattatatattatataagTTAAAAAATCGTGATAAAGGAATCAAGATATTAAAAAGACTTACGTATCGGCTAATACTATACGTGTTCTACTTGCATTCTCAATTGAGAACTTcactttaccaccttctccCGCTATACGACCTATAACGATTTGAGATTAGCTTCATATGGCAGATGAATTTTAACTACGGCTTTTTCAAGATTTACCTATAGCTCTCGATAAATGATCTCCATGTAATGTCTTGACATCCTTAATTTCGAATGAATCGAgatataaatcatctaatcTCAATAGAGCCAATGCGTCCTACATGCACACATATATAAGCTAGGTTCGGTTCCAATTTAAAAGGACATTTTGAAGCTTACATTGACTTCAAATCCAAGTGAGAAAGCCTTTACGAAATCTGCTCCTTTTTGAATCGCACCAGTATCTACTGTATGTCCAGATGTCTATTAGAAGAATAAATTTTAATCGTTAATTAGTATTATCCTATAAATGATCTCGAAGTGGGGGATAGTATAATTCacttttaattcaacaGATCTTCTCATAGTATTCATCCTAACTTGTAATCCTAACATATCTACCATAGGTGTATATAAATTTACccattctttttttaaaggAGTCATACGATGtggtggaattggaattcttctaaattctCCTTTTAAAACACCATTAGTTTGAGATTGTGGTAAAGGTTTAAATCCAGATCCAGATGATTCTCCATTTATTGTTGTAGTTGtattttgttgaataacattagaagaagaagaagaagaagaagcaattaaaatttcatcatcatctacatcCATAGATTCAGATACTTTTGAAGGTTTTTTCGTTTTTGAAGAAACTAATGAAAGTGTTGGTTGAGCTTCaagttgagcttgaagtGCTTTTTGTCTATGTGATTTATGAGCCATTTTGTCTGTTTGTCCACGATTTTTACCAATTATGAATAAAAGATAagatattcaatttgattttgcttAAAGGttgtttttgattgtttgaaAATACTTTACTGATCTCAACTATTtatgaatgataattgaatttgtataCAACTTATTATTGAGAAAGTCAACTTTCAAAGGTGGACGcaacttttgaaaataaaccCTAATCAATAATCATTCCCAACGTGgcattattattacttattcaatcaaatgaagaGTCATTCATATCAAATGTTATTCACCATCATGACCGTGGGAAAGCTTTCATAACGTGCCTTAGCTTGAAGGACCGGAAagatattcaaaagatcaaaagatcaaaagatcaaattagtTAACTGGGCTataattcaacatcttgCCACCATATACATTATTCATATAGTCGCAATCACTCTTTCAAGTCGCTATATATCTATTACTCGCTTAGTGAAGGACTCGAGGGTCCCTGTCTAATTGAATTCAGAGTTGGTAAAGCGGTTGTATTGTAAATATGCCATCTATTTCTACTCCATCACGAAAGAAATCAACTTCTCAACCATATAACAAAGATACTAAGGGTAATGATTCACATTCATCTCGTAcatcaagctcaaataTAAAGTCcgaatcatcaatatcaggTTCAAGCTTATTACAAATTATTCAAGATGCAGATAATCGActgaaaaatcaacaaaactCTTCGCAGACTGGGGAGACTAGaaccaaaaagaaaaaagaaagaaagcGAAAGAGAGGACAACAATTGGCAGATGAAGGATTGGTAGTTCAATCTCAAGTTAGTCAAGATGGAGATCAGGGAATGTTCAATATACCCACAGCTCTTCCATACAAATTCCCTTCCTCTCAAGTTGATTCCCGACAAGCAAATGAAGAAACAGATGAAAATATGATACCTACTCGTTCAGtatcaccttcaaaaggTACTCCTATCACAAataaggaaaaagaaaagctaaaggtgaaaagagagagaaaagaaagaaataaattcgtcaataatcaattagCTAAAATCGAAATGGAAAAAGAGGACACAGAAGATAGTTTAGCAAATATCgtaaaagagaaagaactTGAAATtcagagaagaaaaaaagaaatagatgctaaagataaattaaatttaattgaaaagcAAACTGAAGATCTGAaagctcaagctgatgCTatcagaaaagaaattgcacaattggaaaatcataaaaaagaattacaaattagagataatgaagaaaagaaaagaagatctGATCAAGATTTAGCAAAATTTAGAGAAGAAAAGCgtaaacaaaaagaaatggaagataAAATACAAGAGACTGAAAAAGCTGCGAAGGAatggaaagagaaatttaATATTCAACAGttggaagaaaagagaaggaatgaagagaatgaaaaaGTCATAAATGGATTCAAAAAATcgattgaaaagattacCGAGGATAGCAAATCTAATCAAATTGTGAGCTCTGTTAAGCATTGATTATAATAGATCTCGGTGACTGATATGTACTGATTCGGTCACACAGATTATCCATGAGCACGAAAATACCAGAAAAGCCATCATCGAAGCTCTCGAATGTAAGATATGTCTCAATACGGTCGATGATGCGTATATGTGAGTTGAAACCCCTTCCTCCAAAATCCAGTTTGCTAACTTATGCGTGTTGTAGTACATCGTGCGGACATATGGCCTGCAAGCAATGGTGAGTGATCTGAGTAACCTGCTACTCAGAACAATTGCAACCCTTAAACCTCCTTGGCTGACCTGACTTGGCCACTGTGCAGCATGGTTACATATTTCCGATCGACTCACGCATTTCTACATGAAATCCAGGAACCCATTACCGATGACACCGACTTATCATACAGAACGAAAGTGTGTTATGTTTGTCGATCTGCTATTTTGAGAAAACCAGCTCGAGTATTCCCCTTGAGGGATATATTAGGACCATTAGGAGAATATAAACATAAAGATCCACCGAAAGAAACGGATCCTGATCCTTGGGAGAAGATCTTTCCGGCAGATCATGAAGGATATAAACTTTATGATAAAGCAGATGATATCATTAGATGCCCTGAATgtttaggtgaattaattgataatgtttGTTCTGGATGTGATATTGTATTTAGTGATGctggtgaagatgaagaagggattgaagaaagtgaagaagaagttgtagGAAGTGTACTTGgggatgaagatgttgtcAGGGTTGATGGAACTGAAGGCTttatagatgatgaagctgatgctTCAGGAACCGACACTTCAAGTTCAGGTGATGAGGATACACCAggaagaatcagaagatCAGGAGCAGtaccacctcctccaccttctgcacttaataatttattaacTATCTTAACAGAAGGAGAAGGGGATTATGTTGGAACTGAAATGtcaagtgaagatgaaagagaggaaaacagtgaagatgaatatggTGGTTCATTTAtcgacgatgatgatgatggtgaagaggaagaggaagataaTGATGTTAAGATGGTTGAtactgaagatgatgaggttAAGTCAgatagtgaagaagaattacctCGAATCAGGTGAGTTTATATTTATCCTTCAATCCAGAGACGCTTTGAATCCAGTTTTTAATGACATATTATTAGACATTCAAGTAGAAGTCAAAATAGAAGTAGATCAAGTAGAAGAGTTATTGAtcctgatgaagatgaagatgaggaagaaccAATCTCAAGTGGAAGGAATAAACGAAAAACAACAAGTAGACAAGCTACTGTTATTttatcagaagaagattgattaAATAGTTAAAGAACATAAGACATGCAATGAAGTATGGAAAGAAAGCAAGAGTATTTGGGAGTAATCTGAGTACCCTATCCACGtataatgatatttcatgAATATATGATATCTATCGAAATACCTTTACAACTTTTAtgcaatttcatcttcaatacaACATACAAATGATTCAAACAGTATTTCAGTCCCCAATGAGAATATCATCGGCAATACTAAGAATCTGTTTGTTCAAGATACATCATGCCGTCGGGCTGCAATTCATAAATCTCGGTCACTCATGTAGTtagattatttgattatttgcTGATTCATAagctttcatttcatttatataaAATACTACTAATAAAATAGCTCAAATAATTTGTAAGGTGGAGGtttattatatatattttcCTATTTTTACGGATTTTGTTACGAGTTTATCAATAATTCCGGTATTTACGGAAAAAGTATAAAAAAACGTTcggtaaaggtaaagcttATTATCCTTCTACCGGTGACGTTTATGAATGATTACACACACAATTGTGATTTTAGTATAAGAATGATGGAGCATAGGTAGTTCAAAGTTAGTATatttattcttttatttattttatatcaatatatctTCAAAAGCCGATcttaatttcaataaatatatatatctatatataaGACCTTTGGATCTTCTTTTAGAATATAAGAATCACTTTCataattaattctttcgataaaatcaataattgaataaaaGATGTCagaacaaaatcaaaataaacaaattgTTTTAAATGAAAGACCAAATAGAGGTCctataaatgataatacatttaaattaaaaattgatgaaattaaacaacctggtgaaggtgaagtttTAGTTAAAGTTGAATATGTTTCAATTGTaagtaaatgatttttttcaaatattcatcaatttgttaaatatttaaattttaatgATTCTATTTTCAAAGGATCCAACTATGAGAGGTTGGTTAAATGATGTTAGATCTTATTTACCACCTGTTCAAATTGGTGCAGTAATGAGAGCAACTTCTTTAGGTAgaattttaaaatcaaatgattcaaattttaaaaaaggtgatttagtTTTTGATACTTTTGGCTGGCAAGAATATTGGACTGGACCTGGTAGTTCTATACAAAAAAGAGTGTAAGTTTGGatttttcctctttttaTAGATCTAtcaaaaaattatcaaaaggtTTTTATTTATACAAAATATTCACTTatttaatcaattgattaaactgatttgatttttatttgattttgatagaACCCCTGAAGGTGGTAGAGATATTGATCATATGGGATTATATGGTTTAACAGGTATGACAGCTTATATTGTGAGTACTTTTAGTAATAAGTCTGTAATGCTGAAAAGCAAATACATCAAATATATAATTAACAATTTAATCAAACTTATAGGGACTTTTCGAAATTGgtcaattgaaagatggagATCATGTTGTAATTTCAGGTGCAGCAGGTGCTGTTGGACAAGTGAGTTTATACTACGAATATACTTTGTGtattaaaattttttatcaaatatcaaattattttttttgctaacttttgaaattgttttatAGATTGCAACTCAAATAGCAGCAGCTCATTCAAAATGTACTGTAACAGCAATTGCaggatcaaatgaaaaattagaatatttaaaaaaattaggtGCACATAATGTACTTAATTATAAAGATTCAgattttaaagaaaaatttagagaattaaaacaaattgatgtatattttgataatggtaagtttctttttttttttttttagtGTTTTACgataaaatttaaaatcttttatGAATTCAAACTTGACTTAActccttttttttttttctataGTTGGTGGAGAAATTCTTGATTTAGCTTTAGCTCAATTAAATCCATACGCAAGAATTATTGCATGTGGTGCAATTTCAGCTTATAAgtgaattttttttttttgggtttttaccttttaaaCAGAAAGAAAAACGCTAATAGTTTGATTGTAGTGCTGAAAAACCAACTCcaatttataattatttcaatttaatttcaatgaaATCAACTATGAAAGGATTTATTGTATTAGatcatattgataaatttaaagaaggttcagaatatttatcaaatttagttaaacaaaataaattaaaagcAGATTATCATATTACTTATGGATTAGAAACTTGTGTAAATACTTTAAAAGATATGTTTGATGGTAaaaatttaggtaaaacTGTTGTTtctttaaaagatgaaaatgaaaatgaagagaAAAGTAAATTGTAGTTTAGTATTAGCAGATAAATATGATATGAAATAGTTTCAAGTTGTTGTTAGtttgatcatcttgaaCTTCAATCGCACAAATACTTGATTTTACTGTACACTGTTCTgttcaaatgaattaatgaattacaTATCTCATATAACACAAGCTATTTCAAAGTAAGATTGTTTGTgtaaaaaatcatataaaaATCGGTATGTTGAAATGCGGGGATCTTGCCTTTCAATCTACTTCAAACCTATTCTCACAATTCTGGGATCgtttcaaatcttcttcaactatTATCTCAAATAGAACTAATGCCCATTTTACTCATCGGAAATCttaatttataaattcCATCAGCCACCCCACctcatttcaatttctcgATTAATCATGAACTCACCTTAGGAGCCAAGAAGAATTGTAAAGTACCTTGCtcgaaatcaaattgaacaagCAATGGAACATCATTTGACATATGTAAACTAACTTCTCTAGCTAATGGTGCTGATTTGGCAAAATTGGTAAGATATTTAAGTGAGAATGTAAGTGAAACTTGTTTTTCAAGAATAATCGATACTCCAACTtcatctgaagatgaatcagtATTTTTGGCTTTCTTTGCGGtctaattcaatcaattttgaaaatcaatcaacaaaagaaattatttttcAGATTTTCTAAAGCGTGCGTAATaaataactcaccttggGTTTcccatttgattttctctttttcgatcgatcttcatcatcaacttcgTCCTCTACATCAGATCAAATAAGTGAAGTTTCAATAATATAGGTGCAACAATTAAAGATATGCTCACCaccttcctcatcatcaatctcaggtttttcatcttcttcttcttcatcatcttcttgatctgGATCTCGTTTCACTGAGGCTTTTTTACTAGATGATGCTCCTCTATCGGTTCCAGCAGATTGTTTAAGAAGTACACTACCATTTccaacttcaccttctgaACTAAATCttacaccttcttttgaagCTTCAATTTTAACTGATTCACCTAAAGCAGCTAAATCTCTGCATATTCTTTGaaattctgaagaagacaTAGTTATAGTTGCATCATATTGAGTATCGGGTATACCGAGATgttcttgatcaatatccattaatttcatttcatattCACCTACTCGATCTTCCTCTAcgtcaaaatgaaaagtaCGTCAGCTCAGATCTATATGGCGATAATTCAGATAAGCGAGCTGACTTGGAGATTCGAAAACTAATCCAAGGGaatcagcatcatcagGTGCTTTGAGAGTTACaacatcttgatctttaGCACATTTGAGAATTTTAGTTAAGGATGTAAGCTAATTGATATGTCAGCTTATGACCGTTTCGATAAAACGAAGAAAGACAAAAGCTGACTCACATTAACACCGAGAGGCATATTCCTATCACATCGATATGATTCGAATTGCTCAGCAACGAGCTTGAGGGATACCAAAGCTACGTGAGAATTGTCCATCGCTTGGAGAGCCTATAACGAAATTTCATCTCATCAGTTGTGTTCGTGGCTAGCcaatgattatttgaacAACATATTAGAAGAGACACGTACAATTCCCTCGTCGGTACAATCGAGGTTACCATCAGTAactaattcttttatagCTGGAATATACGGATTCCATCAGCGAACATTGATCATAACACGCGACCGGAAAgcaaaaaaaaatatacCATCTAAGAGCTTTTTAAGGACTGCAGCTTGTTTGACTCGAGCTTCTAACATTTTGCGTGGGTTGGATTGGATAGTTGAGATGTGACAGAGGATTCAAATTGAGAGATGAGGtagataatgaagaaatattACAATTCACAAGATTACAAGGAAGAAGGCGCGTCGTTTTGTGTAGTAAGTGTTAATGAAGATCGCGTATAGTCAGATCGAAACGGtatcatttaatttcatttattataCAAAATACGCGTCAACCCTCTCATGTTTTGATTATCAGGCTAATTAACATTAAGGGTATTAGTATAACAACAATCACACGTCATTCCCCAATCAACGCATTGACCCACGCGTCTCTCACACATTGTATTATATAGATAATCCGAGTAGAGTAGTGGATGTCACCATAACGATAACAACGTTGAtgatatcaattatattGATCTGGTCACATCAGATACTTGTTCTGCTTCTCATTTCAAGCAGTTGACCTTGCTCTAAAGCACTACTATATCGGGGCTTGGCTCTACTCTTCATTGACGGTCATTCCGATACGACCAGCAATCACAATGTCAACTTATAACACCTTACCTGTGAGTCATAGTAAATCCCTCCTTTCCAGCTCTTAATTAACCTCCATCAATTAGCTTCACGAGACTCTCAATCTTTATGTATCTCCGACTGCATATGTATTTGAACCTGCTTCCACCTCTTCAGCCACCCATGGATTTGATGGACCTGCTTTTGTCAATGAGAAAGATTCAAGGGAGAGTTTATACGTTGATAGGAGGACAGGGAGAATGAGTCTTAATGGTGAGTATATCAGTGGGTTACCTACGTAACTCTTACCTCTGTCTTGGAATTGGTGTGATCTTCAGACTAAGCTGACACTCAACCTCCAAAATGCAGAGTCATCGCAAGTTCCCTTTGGCAAAGAAAAGGTCATCACATGCTATGGCATAATCGGAACTCTTAGTTTAGCCACTAGTAAGTTATCGTTTCTCTCTACTCTAGTCAGCTTACCTCAACCTTTGTGTGGAGTACTGATCCCTCGCGAATGGAATAGCCGATTTCTTATTGATTATAACCTCTCGAACTCCTTCATGCAGACTCCTTTCACAACCAATTTTTCTAGCAACTGATTTCCGTTTATTACCTCTCTCACCGTTATCCACATCATCTACTATACTGGATCACCCGGTGGAGAAAGAATTGATTTCATTAGTGGAACAAGGACTCAAATCTGGTCGATTATGGTTCTCGTACGGATGGGATCTCACCAACTCACTTCAACGTCAGGATGATATTAGGGAGAAGGGACAACAGTTACCTCTGTGGAAGAAAGCAGATGAAAGGTTCTTTTGGAATAGGTATTTGGCTAGTAAGATGATTGATCTCACTGAGAACGGGGGCGTGGACGTAAGTGATTACCCTGTCTAGGTCACGTCCAACGGTTCGAGGCTAATTTGGCTTACTTCTTGTGCATTCAGTTAAGCCGATTCATTCTGCCAGTGATGTACGGATGTGAGTTGTTTCGTCAATCTGGCACATTCCCCTTTAGCATGCCTTTCTCATATCACGTCCTTACACGCCCTGTATCCTGCTCTGACATATTTCTTTGACCACTTTAGCTGTCGAGCTTCGATCGACAACATTACACAACAGAGACCTTCTCTTCCTGCTCATATCTCGTAGATCTCGCCACAGAGCAGGAACACGATATTTTTCAAGAGGGTTGAATAGTAAAGGGGACGTATCGAATTTCAACGAAACCGAACAAATCGTCCTGTTCGATCCAACACCGGAAGGGAATCAACAACTGAGGAAAGGCAGAGTCGACGGCAGAGAGCGATTATCGTTTGTGCAGATTCGAGGCAGTGTACCTCTCTTTTGGGCGGAAGTGAACAATTTGAGATATAAGCCGGATTTACAGATCATGGATTATACCGAAACTGTGAGTGCTACGCATTTGGTGCTGCACATCAGTGCTAATCATGGAATTTGCCTTTAGCCCAAAGCCCTCTCGGCTCATTTACATTCATTGATAGACTTATACGGCGATATTCATCTGGTCAATCTTGTCAACCAAAAAGGCCATGAACAACCAGTGAAAGAAGCTTTCGAAAAATACATGACAAATCTATCGTCAAATGATCCGGTAATAGCGGATAAAGGACACTATTTGTATTTCGATTTCCATCATGAATGTAGAAAATTGCGATTCGACAAGATCCAACTTTTGATAGATAGGTTAGAACCCGACTTGGACAAAATGGGATGGTATCATTCTATAAATcctacttcttctcaatATGGTAATCAACCCGGAGCGCAAGAAAAAGAGGTTACGATCTTGAGTAAACAAGGTGGAATTATCCGAACCAATTGTATGGACTGTCTCGATAGGACGAATGTCGCTCAATCTGCTCTTGGGCGATGGGCTCTGAATAAACAACTCAGGATGGCAGGTGTCATCAG
This region includes:
- a CDS encoding eukaryotic translation initiation factor 3 subunit I, which encodes MKPIILQGHERSLTQIVFNSEGDLLFSASKDSVINAWFTSNGERLGTFGGIKGDGGHNGTVWTVAVDSQTRFLITGAADNTMKLWEIATGKCLFTWEFLTAVKRVAFNEDDDTILSITEQRSGQPSIIRIYKINREEPTLQTTTPITTMTLSGSKATVALWTPLSEYILTGHESGKVAKYDVKSGEEVNYVDDAHKGEITDIQSSPDGTYFITSSKDKTARIFDSETLEEMKVFPTETPLNSACIAPLRPYIILGGGQDAMSVTTTSQRAGKFESRFWHKLFEEEVGRVKGHFGPINTLAVHPQGKAYASGAEDGFVRVHWFDETYFRSRPFGDLEPEVEV
- a CDS encoding pre-rRNA-processing protein PNO1; amino-acid sequence: MAHKSHRQKALQAQLEAQPTLSLVSSKTKKPSKVSESMDVDDDEILIASSSSSSSNVIQQNTTTTINGESSGSGFKPLPQSQTNGVLKGEFRRIPIPPHRMTPLKKEWVNLYTPMVDMLGLQVRMNTMRRSVELKTSGHTVDTGAIQKGADFVKAFSLGFEVNDALALLRLDDLYLDSFEIKDVKTLHGDHLSRAIGRIAGEGGKVKFSIENASRTRIVLADTHIHILGSVQNIKIARDAIVSLILGSPPGKVYAHLKMVGARMKQRF
- a CDS encoding proliferating cell nuclear antigen (pcna), which translates into the protein MLEARVKQAAVLKKLLDAIKELVTDGNLDCTDEGIALQAMDNSHVALVSLKLVAEQFESYRCDRNMPLGVNLTSLTKILKCAKDQDVVTLKAPDDADSLGLVFESPKEDRVGEYEMKLMDIDQEHLGIPDTQYDATITMSSSEFQRICRDLAALGESVKIEASKEGVRFSSEGEVGNGSVLLKQSAGTDRGASSSKKASVKRDPDQEDDEEEEDEKPEIDDEEGEDEVDDEDRSKKRKSNGKPKTAKKAKNTDSSSDEVGVSIILEKQVSLTFSLKYLTNFAKSAPLAREVSLHMSNDVPLLVQFDFEQGTLQFFLAPKVSS